GCAAAAGAACTGAAAGACCTTACCAAACGTAGTGAAAACTACTCACAGTGGTATAACGATTTGGTGGTAAAAGCTGATTTGGCAGAACAATCTGCCGTGCGCGGATGTATGGTGATTAAGCCTTACGGATACGCTATCTGGGAGAAAATGCAACGTCAATTGGACGACATGTTCAAAGAAACAGGACACGTAAATGCATATTTCCCGCTATTAATCCCGAAATCATTCTTAAGCCGCGAAGCAGAACACGTAGAAGGGTTTGCGAAAGAGTGTGCCGTAGTAACACATTACCGCTTGAAGAATGCAGAAGACGGTTCAGGAGTTGTAGTAGATCCTGCAGCTAAATTGGAAGAGGAATTAATTATCCGTCCGACATCAGAAACAATCATCTGGAATACTTATAAGAACTGGATTCAGTCATACCGTGACCTGCCTATTCTCTGCAACCAATGGGCTAACGTTTTCCGTTGGGAAATGCGTACCCGTCTTTTCCTGCGTACTGCCGAATTCCTGTGGCAAGAGGGCCATACCGCTCATGCTACCCGCGAAGAAGCAGAGGAAGAAGCAATCAGAATGTTGAATGTATATGGTGAATTTGCAGAAAAATATATGGCCGTTCCTGTTGTAAAGGGAGTGAAATCAGCCAATGAACGTTTTGCAGGCGCACTTGACACTTACACAATAGAAGCCATGATGCAGGACGGAAAAGCATTGCAAAGTGGTACTTCCCACTTCTTGGGACAAAACTTTGCAAAGGCATTTGATGTTCAGTTCGTTAATAAAGAAAATAAGATGGAGTACGTTTGGGCTACTTCATGGGGTGTTTCTACTCGTTTGATGGGTGCATTGATTATGACTCACTCGGATGACAACGGCTTGGTATTACCTCCACATTTGGCTCCGATTCAGGTAGTGATCGTTCCTATCTATAAGAATGACGAACAACTGAAACAAATCAATGCTAAAGTAGAAGGCATTGTAGCTAAGTTGAAAGCATTGGGTATCTCTGTGAAATATGATAATGCAGATAACAAACGTCCGGGCTTCAAATTCGCTGATTATGAATTGAAAGGTGTACCTGTTCGTTTGGTTATGGGTGGTCGTGATCTTGAAAATAACACTATGGAAGTGATGCGCCGTGATACACTGGAAAAAGAAACGATTACTTGTGAAGGCATTGAAACGTATGTTCAGAACTTGCTTGAAGAAATGCAGGCTAATATCTACAAGAAAGCATTGGACTACCGCAACTCCAAGATTACAACAGTAGACACCTACGACGAATTTAAAGAAAAAATCGAAAAAGGTGGATTTATTCTGGCTCATTGGGATGGAACTACTGAAACAGAAGAAAAGATTAAGGAAGAAACCAAAGCAACCATTCGTTGTATTCCGTTCGAGTCATTTGTTCCGGGAGATAAAGAACCGGGTAAATGTATGGTAACAGGTAAACCATCTGCTTGCCGCGTGATATTTGCACGTTCTTATTAAATAGAATCCGCGCGTAATTATAAAAAGGATGGGAACGATTCAATCGCTTTCATCCTTTTCTTTTTTCCTTCCATATTATATAATTTGTTGCCTGTCCTAATAGTTCATTGGACATTCAATAGTTATTTTCAAACTCTTTTTTCAATCCATTTCAGTTTTATTTCAGAAATATCCCTTTTCTTTGTAGTATGCAAAAAAGAAAGGAGACAAAATTATGAAGATATTGATTGTAGAAGACGAACCCTCTTTGAGAGAACTGATTCAATGTTCACTTGAAAAAGAACGTTACGTTGTGGAAACAGCCGGTGACTTTAATTCTGCTATACGCAAAATTGAAGATTACGACTATGATTGTATCTTATTGGACATCATGCTACCAGACGGAAGCGGACTCGATCTTCTTGAACGACTGAAAGCTCTCCATAAGCGAGAGAACGTAATTATTATTTCCGCAAAGGACTCCTTGGAAGACAAAGTTTTAGGTTTAGAACTGGGGGCAGACGATTATTTACCGAAGCCATTTCATTTGGTTGAACTAAACGCACGAATTAAAAGCGTGATTCGTCGCCATCAGCATGACGGAGAGATTGATATCCGCCAAGGCAATGTACGGATAGAGCCGGATAAATATCGTGTATTTGTCAACGATCAAGAAGTGGAGCTAAATAGAAAAGAGTATGACATCCTGTTATATTTTATCAATCGTCCCGGAAGATTAATCAATAAAAACACTTTGGCCGAGTCAGTATGGGGAGACCATATCGATCAGGTCGATAATTTTGACTTCATATATGCGCAGATTAAAAATCTTCGCAAAAAGCTCAAGGATTCGGGTGCAAATATTGAAATCAAAGCAGTCTATGGATTTGGGTATAAAATGGTAGTAGAATAAAAAAGAAAGAGATTATTGTCCATGAAATTAATATATTACATCATTCTTCGTATTACACTTGCTTTGACCCTGATATTAACAGTCTGGGCTATCTTTTTTTATGTTACGATGATCGATGAAGTCAACGATGAAATGGATGACGCTCTGGAAGATTATTCGGAAACCATTATTGTCCGGGCATTAGCAGGAGAGGAGTTGCCTTCTAAAACCAATGGCTCCAACAATCAATATTACATGATGGAAGTAAGCAAAGAGTATGCGGAAAGCCGGGAGGATATTCAGTATAAAGACTCTATGGTATATATTGAAGAAAAAGGGGAAACCGAACCGGCACGTATTCTTACTACTATCTTTAAAGACGATGAAGGGCGATACCACGAACTGACAGTATCGACACCCAGCATTGAAAAAGATGATTTGAGAGATGCCATCCAAGTATGGATTATATTTTTGTATGTAGCTCTGTTATTCTGCATTATTGTCATTTCCGTATGGGTGTTCTATCGGAATATGCGACCACTCTATGTACTTCTTCATTGGCTGGATGGTTATCAAACAGGAAAAAAAAATAAGCCGTTGAGTAACGAAACCCAGATCACGGAGTTCCGAAAATTAAATGAGGCTGCAATTCGTTATGTAGAACGTACGGAGCAGATGTTCGAACAACAAAAACAATTTATCGGAAATGCTTCACATGAAATACAAACTCCACTTGCTATCTGCCGCAACCGATTGGAAATGTTGATGGAAGATGATTCGTTATCAGAAAAACAACTGGAAGAGCTGATGAAAACCCATCAGACTTTAGAATACATCACTAAATTAAATAAATCTCTACTATTGCTTACCAAAATTGACAATGGCCAGTTTACGGATACCAAGCAATTGGAACTAAATGGACTTCTCAAACAGTATCTGCAAGATTACGAAGAAGTTTACGATTATCGTAACATAGAAGCGACTATCGATGAACAAGACATTTTCAATGTGACAATGAACGAATCTTTGGCTGTTGCTTTACTCACGAATCTCCTAAAAAATGCATTTGTACATAACATAGACGGGGGACATATCCGAATCACTGTCACCAAAAACAGCATTACTTTCCGAAATTCGGGAGTAGAAAATCCGTTGGAAAGGGAACATATCTTCGAACGTTTCTATCAAGGAACTAAAAAGGAAGGATCTACAGGTTTGGGGTTAGCAATAGCCGATTCTATCTGTCGTCTGCAACACTTGAATATAAGATATTACTTCGAACAGAAAGAGCACTGCTTCGAAATCTCCAGACAATAATTTTTATTCAGAAAACACAAAGGACACGGAATAAAAGTGAATAACCTATCGGTAATCATCATCCGAGCCACCAGGTATATTCATTTAACTTATTTCTCCGTGTCCTCTGCGTCTTTTATGGTGAGTAATTATCGGGATCGTATTTCTCTCCTCATAAACATGATATAAGAGATAGCAAAGCAGATGACTGTTGCTGCAATCAGTCCCGTCAGTTGCGGCCATACGACTAAAAGACTTTGTCCCAACGGAAGCGGACTAGGAATAGCTCCCTGCACCTGTTCCATAGTCAATGGTCCCAAACTTCTAACAGAAGGCATCAATAATGTAGTAGTAGCTTCATTAAACAATTCACTCGGAGCCAAACGCATCAACCCTAAAATAAACTTCTGATAACTGATAATCTGATAAGGCGACGCCATCTGTGACGGACTCAAACCTTTTGCCACCAAATTAACAATCATGGTATAAAATACGCTAAAGAACAACCAAACAGCCACCGATGCCAATGCAGAAGTCGCCGCCTGACGAAAACGGAGTGAAAACAAAATAGCTAAATTCAGCCAAAATGCTACATAAAAGATACTGGTTATGATGAAGAAAACAATTCTCCAAAACTCTTCTGCTGTAGGAGGAATGCCAATGGCAATCAATCCACAGCCCATTACCAAAAAGCCCAATACAAACAGCATAATGCCTATTACAATTAGAGCTGCCACAAACTTCGCGTTGATAATGCAATCGCGATGAATAGGCTGGGATAGCATACGGCTCAATGTTCCTTTATTTTGTTCGGAGTTGACAGCATCAAATCCCAAAGCGATTCCCAATAAAGGTCCTAAGAAGTTAATAAACAGAACAAAAGAGGGAAGAGTCCCATCTGAAACTGTAAACAACTTCAGGAAAAGAAACGAACCGTCCGGGTCATTAGGCTTGATAGCTTCACCAATATTTGTGAGTGCCGTATATAACGACCCCATGCAGGTAAGCGCTATAATACCTATTAATATAATGAAACGCCAACTTTTGACATGGTCGGAAATTTCCTTGTTGACGATAACCCAAAAAGGATGATTGACTTTATTCATGTCTTTCTCCTCCTTCCTCAAAATAATGGTTATAAATATCAGACAATTCCTGTTTCTTATCTTTCAGTTCTGCCATATCGATCAACGCAAGTAATTGGCCAT
The Bacteroides luhongzhouii DNA segment above includes these coding regions:
- a CDS encoding ABC transporter permease yields the protein MNKVNHPFWVIVNKEISDHVKSWRFIILIGIIALTCMGSLYTALTNIGEAIKPNDPDGSFLFLKLFTVSDGTLPSFVLFINFLGPLLGIALGFDAVNSEQNKGTLSRMLSQPIHRDCIINAKFVAALIVIGIMLFVLGFLVMGCGLIAIGIPPTAEEFWRIVFFIITSIFYVAFWLNLAILFSLRFRQAATSALASVAVWLFFSVFYTMIVNLVAKGLSPSQMASPYQIISYQKFILGLMRLAPSELFNEATTTLLMPSVRSLGPLTMEQVQGAIPSPLPLGQSLLVVWPQLTGLIAATVICFAISYIMFMRREIRSR
- a CDS encoding response regulator transcription factor, whose protein sequence is MKILIVEDEPSLRELIQCSLEKERYVVETAGDFNSAIRKIEDYDYDCILLDIMLPDGSGLDLLERLKALHKRENVIIISAKDSLEDKVLGLELGADDYLPKPFHLVELNARIKSVIRRHQHDGEIDIRQGNVRIEPDKYRVFVNDQEVELNRKEYDILLYFINRPGRLINKNTLAESVWGDHIDQVDNFDFIYAQIKNLRKKLKDSGANIEIKAVYGFGYKMVVE
- the proS gene encoding proline--tRNA ligase, producing the protein MAKELKDLTKRSENYSQWYNDLVVKADLAEQSAVRGCMVIKPYGYAIWEKMQRQLDDMFKETGHVNAYFPLLIPKSFLSREAEHVEGFAKECAVVTHYRLKNAEDGSGVVVDPAAKLEEELIIRPTSETIIWNTYKNWIQSYRDLPILCNQWANVFRWEMRTRLFLRTAEFLWQEGHTAHATREEAEEEAIRMLNVYGEFAEKYMAVPVVKGVKSANERFAGALDTYTIEAMMQDGKALQSGTSHFLGQNFAKAFDVQFVNKENKMEYVWATSWGVSTRLMGALIMTHSDDNGLVLPPHLAPIQVVIVPIYKNDEQLKQINAKVEGIVAKLKALGISVKYDNADNKRPGFKFADYELKGVPVRLVMGGRDLENNTMEVMRRDTLEKETITCEGIETYVQNLLEEMQANIYKKALDYRNSKITTVDTYDEFKEKIEKGGFILAHWDGTTETEEKIKEETKATIRCIPFESFVPGDKEPGKCMVTGKPSACRVIFARSY
- a CDS encoding sensor histidine kinase; protein product: MKLIYYIILRITLALTLILTVWAIFFYVTMIDEVNDEMDDALEDYSETIIVRALAGEELPSKTNGSNNQYYMMEVSKEYAESREDIQYKDSMVYIEEKGETEPARILTTIFKDDEGRYHELTVSTPSIEKDDLRDAIQVWIIFLYVALLFCIIVISVWVFYRNMRPLYVLLHWLDGYQTGKKNKPLSNETQITEFRKLNEAAIRYVERTEQMFEQQKQFIGNASHEIQTPLAICRNRLEMLMEDDSLSEKQLEELMKTHQTLEYITKLNKSLLLLTKIDNGQFTDTKQLELNGLLKQYLQDYEEVYDYRNIEATIDEQDIFNVTMNESLAVALLTNLLKNAFVHNIDGGHIRITVTKNSITFRNSGVENPLEREHIFERFYQGTKKEGSTGLGLAIADSICRLQHLNIRYYFEQKEHCFEISRQ